GGCCTGCTCGAGCACGCTACGGCGCTGTCGCTCCCGGCGTGCCCGACGGCCAACGGGCCGAAGCGCATCCGGCCCTACACGTTCGCCCCCACCCATGTCCACTGGGGCCTCGACAACCGCAGCGTGCTGGCCCGCTGCATTGTCGAGGCCGGGTCGTCGGCCAATCGGGTGGAGTTCCGCTCGGCCGGAGCCGATGCCAACCCGTACCTGCTGATCGCCGGTGTCCTGGCCGCCGGTTGCGATGGCGTCGAGCGGTCCCTGGAGCTGCCGCCCATGTCGATCGGGGACATGTACAGCGCGCCCGGGGACTGCACGCCGCTGCCCACCGACCTGGCCGGTGCCATCGACGCCTACGAGGGCAGCCTGCTGGCCGGGATGCTCGGTGACACCTTCTCGCGCAGCTTCGTGAGCCTCGCCCGCGAGGAGGTGAGGCTGGCAGCCGAGCACAACCCGGATCCCGACGATGTGAACGACTGGGAGCGGGCCCGCTACATCGAGTTCAGCTGACCGATGCACGCCGAGACGATGGACCGACCGCCCAGCCCCGCCGACATTGCCAGCCCGGTGATCTACCTGGACGGCATACCCCACGACGGCTTCGCGGCCATCCGGGAGACCGAAGGCCTGGTGTGGCATCCATACGATGACAACGGGTTCTGGGCCGTCACCCGGCACGCCGACGTGCGGGAGGTCTCCCGGAACCCGGAGGTGTTCTCGTCGGCCATCGGCCACACCAACCTCTGGGACCTGGAGGCCGACGCCCTCGAGGCCCGGCGCTCGCTCATCGACTCCGACGCCCCGGACCACACGCGGTTGCGACGCGTGGTGTCGAGGGTGTTCACACCGAAGGCCACCCGATCCTGGGAGGACACCGCCCGGGGGATAGCAGCCGACCTGGTCGATGCCTTCGTCGCCCGGGGTGGCGGTGACTGGGTGGAGCTGGTGGCCGCGCCGCTGCCCATCCGCGTGATCCTTGCCATCCTCGGGGTGCCGGCGGTCGACGCCGACTACATGGTGGAGCTGACCGACCACCTCGTGGAGGGCACGGGCGACCGACCGTCGCTGCCCGACGACGCCTACGGCAACACGACGCCGACACGCCTGCTGCCGTTCAACAGCCCGGCCAGCTACGCCCTGTTCGAGTACGGCGAGCGGATGCGCCAGCTCCGGCTGGCCGAGCCGACCGACGACCTCGTCACCGGCCTGGTCACTGCAGAGGCCGACGGTGAACGGCTGACACCCGCCGAATACCGCAACTTCTTCCAACTGCTGGTGTTCGCCGGCAACGAGACGACGCGGACGGCGATCATCCACGGGGGCAT
This region of Acidimicrobiales bacterium genomic DNA includes:
- a CDS encoding cytochrome P450 — translated: MHAETMDRPPSPADIASPVIYLDGIPHDGFAAIRETEGLVWHPYDDNGFWAVTRHADVREVSRNPEVFSSAIGHTNLWDLEADALEARRSLIDSDAPDHTRLRRVVSRVFTPKATRSWEDTARGIAADLVDAFVARGGGDWVELVAAPLPIRVILAILGVPAVDADYMVELTDHLVEGTGDRPSLPDDAYGNTTPTRLLPFNSPASYALFEYGERMRQLRLAEPTDDLVTGLVTAEADGERLTPAEYRNFFQLLVFAGNETTRTAIIHGGMAFAESPDQWAAVVDDPSTVPTAVDEVIRWATPILHMRRTTSRETLLAGTPLAAGDKVVMWYAAANRDPEVFDEPFRFDVARSDNPHFAFGGGGPHFCLGAFLAKMEVQVLLEEMARRGVRLEQRSEPVRLASNFVHGVESLELGVLA